The Macaca fascicularis isolate 582-1 chromosome 1, T2T-MFA8v1.1 genome includes a window with the following:
- the LINGO4 gene encoding leucine-rich repeat and immunoglobulin-like domain-containing nogo receptor-interacting protein 4, producing MDAATAPKQAWPPWPPLLFLLLLPGGSGGSCPAVCDCTSQPQAVLCGHRQLEAVPGGLPLDTELLDLSGNRLWGLQRGMLSRLSLLQELDLSYNQLSTLEPGAFHGLQSLLTLRLQGNRLRIMGPGVFSGLSALTLLDLRLNQIVLFLDGAFGELGSLQKLEVGDNHLVFVAPGAFAGLAKLSTLTLERCNLSTVPGLALARLPALVALRLRELDIGRLPAGALRGLGQLKELEIHHWPSLEALDPGSLVGLNLSSLAITRCNLSSVPFQALHHLSFLRVLDLSQNPISAIPARRLSPLVRLQELRLSGACLTSIAAHAFHGLTAFHLLDVADNALQTLEETAFPSPDKLVTLRLSGNPLTCDCRLLWLLRLRRRLDFGTSPPACAGPQHVQGKSLREFSDILPPGHFTCKPALIRKSGPRWVIAEEGGHAVFSCSGDGDPAPTVSWMRPHGAWLGRAGRVRVLEDGTLEIRSVQLRDRGAYVCVVSNVAGNDSLSTWLEVIQVEPPNGTLSDPNITVPGIPGPFFLDSRGVAMVLAVGFLPFLTSVTLCFGLIALWSKGKGRVKHHMTFDFVAPRPSGDRNSGGNRVTAKLF from the coding sequence ATGGATGCGGCCACAGCTCCAAAGCAAGCCTGGCCCCCATGGCCCccactccttttcctcctcctcctacccGGAGGGAGTGGCGGCAGCTGCCCTGCTGTGTGTGACTGCACCTCCCAGCCCCAGGCTGTGCTCTGTGGCCACAGGCAACTGGAGGCTGTACCTGGAGGACTCCCACTGGACACTGAGCTCCTGGACCTGAGCGGGAATCGCCTGTGGGGACTCCAGCGGGGAATGCTCTCCCGCCTGAGCCTGCTCCAGGAATTGGATCTCAGCTACAACCAGCTCTCCACCCTTGAGCCCGGGGCCTTCCATGGCCTACAAAGCCTACTCACCCTGAGGCTGCAGGGCAATCGGCTCAGAATCATGGGGCCTGGGGTCTTCTCAGGCCTCTCTGCCCTGACCCTGCTGGACCTCCGCCTCAACCAAATTGTCCTCTTCCTAGATGGAGCTTTTGGGGAGCTAGGCAGCCTCCAGAAGCTGGAGGTTGGGGACAACCACCTGGTATTTGTGGCTCCAGGGGCCTTTGCAGGGCTGGCCAAGCTGAGCACCCTCACCCTGGAGCGCTGCAacctcagcacagtgcctggcctagcCCTCGCCCGTCTCCCAGCACTAGTGGCCCTAAGGCTTCGAGAATTGGATATTGGGAGGCTGCCAGCTGGGGCCCTGCGGGGGCTGGGGCAGCTCAAGGAGCTGGAGATCCACCACTGGCCATCTCTGGAGGCTCTGGACCCTGGGAGCCTCGTTGGGCTTAATCTTAGCAGCCTGGCCATCACCCGCTGCAATCTGAGCTCGGTGCCCTTCCAAGCACTACACCACCTGAGCTTTCTCAGGGTCCTGGATCTGTCTCAGAATCCCATCTCAGCCATCCCAGCCCGAAGGCTCAGCCCCCTGGTGCGGCTCCAGGAGCTACGCCTGTCAGGGGCATGCCTCACCTCCATTGCTGCCCATGCCTTCCATGGCTTGACTGCCTTCCACCTCCTGGATGTGGCAGATAACGCCCTTCAGACACTAGAGGAAACAGCCTTCCCTTCCCCAGACAAACTGGTCACCCTGAGGCTATCTGGCAACCCCCTAACCTGTGACTGCCGCCTCCTTTGGCTGCTCCGGCTCCGCCGCCGCCTGGACTTTGGCACTTCCCCCCCTGCCTGTGCTGGCCCCCAGCATGTTCAGGGGAAGAGCCTGAGGGAGTTTTCAGACATACTGCCTCCAGGGCACTTCACCTGCAAACCAGCCCTGATCCGAAAGTCAGGGCCTCGATGGGTCATTGCAGAGGAGGGCGGGCATGCAGTTTTCTCCTGCTCTGGAGATGGAGACCCAGCCCCCACCGTCTCCTGGATGAGGCCTCATGGGGCttggctgggcagggctgggagagTAAGGGTCCTAGAGGATGGGACACTGGAGATCCGCTCAGTGCAGCTACGGGACAGAGGGGCCTATGTCTGTGTGGTCAGCAATGTTGCTGGGAATGACTCCCTGAGCACCTGGCTGGAAGTCATCCAGGTGGAACCACCAAACGGCACACTTTCTGACCCCAACATCACCGTGCCAGGGATCCCAGGGCCTTTTTTTCTGGATAGCAGAGGTGTGGCCATGGTGCTGGCAGTCGGCTTCCTCCCCTTTCTCACCTCAGTGACCCTCTGCTTTGGCCTGATTGCCCTTTGGAGCAAGGGCAAAGGTCGGGTCAAACATCACATGACCTTTGACTTTGTGGCACCTCGGCCCTCTGGGGATAGAAACTCTGGGGGTAACCGGGTCACTGCCAAGCTCTTCTGA
- the TDRKH gene encoding tudor and KH domain-containing protein isoform X2: MSTERTSWTSLSTIQKIALGLGIPASATIAYILYRRYRESREERLTFVGEDDIEIEMRVPQEAVKLIIGRQGANIKQLRKQTGARIDVDTEDVGDERVLLISGFPVQVCKAKAAIHQILTENTPVSEQLSVPQRSVGRIIGRGGETIRSICKASGAKITCDKESEGTLLLSRLIKISGTQKEVAAAKHLILEKVSEDEELRKRIAHSAETRVPRKQPISVRREDITEPGGAGEPALWKNTSSSMGPAAPLVTPPPKGGGDMAVVVPKEGSWEKPSDDSFQKSGAQAIPEMSMFEIPSPDFSFHADEYLEVYVSASEHPNHFWIQIVGSRSLQLDKLVNEMTQHYENSVPEDLTVHVGDIVAAPLPTNGSWYRARVLGTLENGNLDLYFVDFGDNGDCPLKDLRALRSDFLSLPFQAIECSLARIAPSGDQWEEEALDEFDRLTHCADWKPLVAKISSYVQTGISTWPKIYLYDTSNGKKLLPCLVMITLKMTTYSEVWASACSAICFAVIWHRNWCLEERSI, encoded by the exons ATGTCCACTGAACGAACTTCTTGGACAAGCCTGTCCACCATTCAGAAAATAGCCTTGGGCCTCGGGATCCCAGCCAGTGCAACAATTGCCTATATCCTATACCGCAGGTATAGGGAAAGCAGAG AAGAGCGGCTGACATTTGTTGGGGAAGATGACATTGAGATAGAGATGCGGGTTCCCCAGGAGGCTGTGAAGCTCATCATTGGCCGGCAAGGAGCCAATATTAAACAA CTGCGGAAACAGACAGGTGCTCGGATTGATGTGGACACAGAGGATGTAGGCGATGAGCGAGTGCTGCTTATCAGTGGTTTTCCTGTTCAGGTGTGCAAGGCCAAAGCAGCAATCCATCAGATCCTGACAGAGAATACCCCAGTGTCTGAGCAGCTTTCAGTTCCCCAGAGATCTGTGGGCAGAATCATAG GGAGAGGCGGCGAGACGATTCGTTCTATCTGTAAGGCCTCTGGAGCCAAAATTACCTGTGACAAAGAATCAGAAGGGACATTACTACTATCAAGACTTATAAAAATCTCAGGAACACAGAAGGAAGTGGCAGCAGCCAAG CATTTGATACTGGAGAAAGTTTCAGAAGATGAAGAACTTCGAAAGAGAATTGCTCATTCTGCAGAAACCAGAGTCCCACGCAAACAGCCAATCAGTGTGAGAAGAGAAGACATCACAGAGCCAGGTGGAGCTGGAGAGCCGGCTTTGTGGAAAAACACCAGTTCTAGCATGGGGCCGGCTGCGCCCCTGGTGACTCCTCCACCCAAAGGAGGAGGTGACATGGCTGTGGTGGTGCCAAAGGAAGGTTCCTGGGAGAAACCTAGTGATGACAGCTTTCAGAAGTCTGGAGCCCAGGCCATCCCAGAGATGTCCATGTTTGAAA TCCCCAGTCCTGACTTCAGTTTCCATGCTGATGAGTACCTAGAAGTCTACGTCTCTGCTTCTGAACACCCTAACCACTTCTGGATCCAGATCGTTGGCTCCCGCAGCCTGCAATTGGATAAGCTTGTCAACGAGATGACCCAGCACTATGAGAATAGTGTG CCTGAAGACTTGACTGTGCATGTAGGAGACATTGTAGCAGCACCTTTACCTACAAATGGTTCCTGGTATCGAGCCAGGGTCCTTGGCACCTTGGAGAATGGGAACTTGGACCTCTACTTTGTTGACTTTGGAGATAATGGAGATTGCCCACTGAAGGACCTCAGGGCTCTCAG GAGTGACTTCCTAAGCCTTCCATTTCAAGCAATAGAATGTAGTCTGGCACGGATCGCTCCCTCAG GTGACCAGTGGGAAGAGGAAGCTTTGGATGAGTTTGATAGACTCACTCATTGTGCTGACTGGAAGCCTCTGGTAGCCAAAATCTCTAGCTATGTCCAGACTGGGATCTCAACTTGGCCAAAGATCTACTTATATGATACTAGCAATGGGAAG AAGCTGCTTCCATGTCTGGTGATGATAACCTTGAAGATGACTACTTACTCTGAAGTCTGGGCTTCAGCTTGCTCAGCCATCTGCTTTGCTGT GATTTGGCATAGGAACTGGTGCCTGGAGGAGAGGAGTATATGA
- the TDRKH gene encoding tudor and KH domain-containing protein isoform X1 — MSTERTSWTSLSTIQKIALGLGIPASATIAYILYRRYRESREERLTFVGEDDIEIEMRVPQEAVKLIIGRQGANIKQLRKQTGARIDVDTEDVGDERVLLISGFPVQVCKAKAAIHQILTENTPVSEQLSVPQRSVGRIIGRGGETIRSICKASGAKITCDKESEGTLLLSRLIKISGTQKEVAAAKHLILEKVSEDEELRKRIAHSAETRVPRKQPISVRREDITEPGGAGEPALWKNTSSSMGPAAPLVTPPPKGGGDMAVVVPKEGSWEKPSDDSFQKSGAQAIPEMSMFEIPSPDFSFHADEYLEVYVSASEHPNHFWIQIVGSRSLQLDKLVNEMTQHYENSVPEDLTVHVGDIVAAPLPTNGSWYRARVLGTLENGNLDLYFVDFGDNGDCPLKDLRALRSDFLSLPFQAIECSLARIAPSGDQWEEEALDEFDRLTHCADWKPLVAKISSYVQTGISTWPKIYLYDTSNGKKLDIGLELVHKGYAIELPEDIEENRAVPDMLKDMATETDASLSTLLTETKKNSGEITHTLSCLSLSEAASMSGDDNLEDDYLL, encoded by the exons ATGTCCACTGAACGAACTTCTTGGACAAGCCTGTCCACCATTCAGAAAATAGCCTTGGGCCTCGGGATCCCAGCCAGTGCAACAATTGCCTATATCCTATACCGCAGGTATAGGGAAAGCAGAG AAGAGCGGCTGACATTTGTTGGGGAAGATGACATTGAGATAGAGATGCGGGTTCCCCAGGAGGCTGTGAAGCTCATCATTGGCCGGCAAGGAGCCAATATTAAACAA CTGCGGAAACAGACAGGTGCTCGGATTGATGTGGACACAGAGGATGTAGGCGATGAGCGAGTGCTGCTTATCAGTGGTTTTCCTGTTCAGGTGTGCAAGGCCAAAGCAGCAATCCATCAGATCCTGACAGAGAATACCCCAGTGTCTGAGCAGCTTTCAGTTCCCCAGAGATCTGTGGGCAGAATCATAG GGAGAGGCGGCGAGACGATTCGTTCTATCTGTAAGGCCTCTGGAGCCAAAATTACCTGTGACAAAGAATCAGAAGGGACATTACTACTATCAAGACTTATAAAAATCTCAGGAACACAGAAGGAAGTGGCAGCAGCCAAG CATTTGATACTGGAGAAAGTTTCAGAAGATGAAGAACTTCGAAAGAGAATTGCTCATTCTGCAGAAACCAGAGTCCCACGCAAACAGCCAATCAGTGTGAGAAGAGAAGACATCACAGAGCCAGGTGGAGCTGGAGAGCCGGCTTTGTGGAAAAACACCAGTTCTAGCATGGGGCCGGCTGCGCCCCTGGTGACTCCTCCACCCAAAGGAGGAGGTGACATGGCTGTGGTGGTGCCAAAGGAAGGTTCCTGGGAGAAACCTAGTGATGACAGCTTTCAGAAGTCTGGAGCCCAGGCCATCCCAGAGATGTCCATGTTTGAAA TCCCCAGTCCTGACTTCAGTTTCCATGCTGATGAGTACCTAGAAGTCTACGTCTCTGCTTCTGAACACCCTAACCACTTCTGGATCCAGATCGTTGGCTCCCGCAGCCTGCAATTGGATAAGCTTGTCAACGAGATGACCCAGCACTATGAGAATAGTGTG CCTGAAGACTTGACTGTGCATGTAGGAGACATTGTAGCAGCACCTTTACCTACAAATGGTTCCTGGTATCGAGCCAGGGTCCTTGGCACCTTGGAGAATGGGAACTTGGACCTCTACTTTGTTGACTTTGGAGATAATGGAGATTGCCCACTGAAGGACCTCAGGGCTCTCAG GAGTGACTTCCTAAGCCTTCCATTTCAAGCAATAGAATGTAGTCTGGCACGGATCGCTCCCTCAG GTGACCAGTGGGAAGAGGAAGCTTTGGATGAGTTTGATAGACTCACTCATTGTGCTGACTGGAAGCCTCTGGTAGCCAAAATCTCTAGCTATGTCCAGACTGGGATCTCAACTTGGCCAAAGATCTACTTATATGATACTAGCAATGGGAAG aaACTTGATATTGGGCTAGAATTAGTACACAAAGGATACGCAATTGAGCTTCCTGAAGacatagaagaaaacagagcTGTCCCAGACATGTTGAAGGACATG GCCACAGAAACAGATGCCTCTCTCAGCACCTTGCTCACTGAGACCAAAAAGAACTCTGGAGAGATAACACATAccctgtcctgcctcagcttatcAG AAGCTGCTTCCATGTCTGGTGATGATAACCTTGAAGATGACTACTTACTCTGA
- the TDRKH gene encoding tudor and KH domain-containing protein isoform X3, with product MSTERTSWTSLSTIQKIALGLGIPASATIAYILYRRYRESREERLTFVGEDDIEIEMRVPQEAVKLIIGRQGANIKQLRKQTGARIDVDTEDVGDERVLLISGFPVQVCKAKAAIHQILTENTPVSEQLSVPQRSVGRIIGRGGETIRSICKASGAKITCDKESEGTLLLSRLIKISGTQKEVAAAKHLILEKVSEDEELRKRIAHSAETRVPRKQPISVRREDITEPGGAGEPALWKNTSSSMGPAAPLVTPPPKGGGDMAVVVPKEGSWEKPSDDSFQKSGAQAIPEMSMFEIPSPDFSFHADEYLEVYVSASEHPNHFWIQIVGSRSLQLDKLVNEMTQHYENSVPEDLTVHVGDIVAAPLPTNGSWYRARVLGTLENGNLDLYFVDFGDNGDCPLKDLRALRSDFLSLPFQAIECSLARIAPSGDQWEEEALDEFDRLTHCADWKPLVAKISSYVQTGISTWPKIYLYDTSNGKKLLPCLVMITLKMTTYSEVWASACSAICFAVV from the exons ATGTCCACTGAACGAACTTCTTGGACAAGCCTGTCCACCATTCAGAAAATAGCCTTGGGCCTCGGGATCCCAGCCAGTGCAACAATTGCCTATATCCTATACCGCAGGTATAGGGAAAGCAGAG AAGAGCGGCTGACATTTGTTGGGGAAGATGACATTGAGATAGAGATGCGGGTTCCCCAGGAGGCTGTGAAGCTCATCATTGGCCGGCAAGGAGCCAATATTAAACAA CTGCGGAAACAGACAGGTGCTCGGATTGATGTGGACACAGAGGATGTAGGCGATGAGCGAGTGCTGCTTATCAGTGGTTTTCCTGTTCAGGTGTGCAAGGCCAAAGCAGCAATCCATCAGATCCTGACAGAGAATACCCCAGTGTCTGAGCAGCTTTCAGTTCCCCAGAGATCTGTGGGCAGAATCATAG GGAGAGGCGGCGAGACGATTCGTTCTATCTGTAAGGCCTCTGGAGCCAAAATTACCTGTGACAAAGAATCAGAAGGGACATTACTACTATCAAGACTTATAAAAATCTCAGGAACACAGAAGGAAGTGGCAGCAGCCAAG CATTTGATACTGGAGAAAGTTTCAGAAGATGAAGAACTTCGAAAGAGAATTGCTCATTCTGCAGAAACCAGAGTCCCACGCAAACAGCCAATCAGTGTGAGAAGAGAAGACATCACAGAGCCAGGTGGAGCTGGAGAGCCGGCTTTGTGGAAAAACACCAGTTCTAGCATGGGGCCGGCTGCGCCCCTGGTGACTCCTCCACCCAAAGGAGGAGGTGACATGGCTGTGGTGGTGCCAAAGGAAGGTTCCTGGGAGAAACCTAGTGATGACAGCTTTCAGAAGTCTGGAGCCCAGGCCATCCCAGAGATGTCCATGTTTGAAA TCCCCAGTCCTGACTTCAGTTTCCATGCTGATGAGTACCTAGAAGTCTACGTCTCTGCTTCTGAACACCCTAACCACTTCTGGATCCAGATCGTTGGCTCCCGCAGCCTGCAATTGGATAAGCTTGTCAACGAGATGACCCAGCACTATGAGAATAGTGTG CCTGAAGACTTGACTGTGCATGTAGGAGACATTGTAGCAGCACCTTTACCTACAAATGGTTCCTGGTATCGAGCCAGGGTCCTTGGCACCTTGGAGAATGGGAACTTGGACCTCTACTTTGTTGACTTTGGAGATAATGGAGATTGCCCACTGAAGGACCTCAGGGCTCTCAG GAGTGACTTCCTAAGCCTTCCATTTCAAGCAATAGAATGTAGTCTGGCACGGATCGCTCCCTCAG GTGACCAGTGGGAAGAGGAAGCTTTGGATGAGTTTGATAGACTCACTCATTGTGCTGACTGGAAGCCTCTGGTAGCCAAAATCTCTAGCTATGTCCAGACTGGGATCTCAACTTGGCCAAAGATCTACTTATATGATACTAGCAATGGGAAG AAGCTGCTTCCATGTCTGGTGATGATAACCTTGAAGATGACTACTTACTCTGAAGTCTGGGCTTCAGCTTGCTCAGCCATCTGCTTTGCTGT AGTTTGA